The Deltaproteobacteria bacterium DNA window NNNNNNNNNNNNNNNNNNNNNNNNNNNNNNNNNNNNNNNNNNNNNNNNNNNNAAAAGAGGCAGTGAGTTGGAAATGGTGACCCCCTCCGAGGGAACTTCGATCGTGGTCTTGAAGATGACCTTCTTGTTTGAGGTAAAGGTGTACGAGCGACGGAAGGAGAGGTCGTGCGTGGACACGGTGATCAGGGGAAGCTCCTCTATTCTCTGATCGAAAACCCTGTCGTAGTTCAGGGTCTGGATGAGCAGCAGCCCCTCCTTGTTGAGCATGTCGTGCGCGTCGGCGATAAACTGCCGGGCATCGTCATTCGGCACGTGGACGATCGAGTTTCCGATGTTCATGATCAGGTCGAAGCCGGGCTCGAAAAGCTGCGTTATCTGATCGAACTTTCCGATCTCGACGGTGGCATTTTCGTAGCCGGAGAGCTTCTTCCTCGCCAGTTTGACCATCTCCGGGTCCGCGTCGAAGCCGAAGGAGGTAAGCCCCCGCTTTGCGAAGCACAGGAGCTGGCTTCCCGAACCGCAGGCGGCGTCGAGGACGCGCTGCGGTTTGAAATCACGGACGAGCTCAGCGAAAAACTGCTCCTGTTCCGCAGAAACGGGAAAGATAAGGTCGTAGTAATTGCTCAGGGATGAGTAAAAGCCCATGATTGCCGCCTCCCGAAATTGCCGTTCGGTTCAGGTTCCGATGGATTGCCGAAGAAGCCTGGTCCTCCCTGTTTTTTGGTGCTCCCGTTTCCGGACCCTGCCGGAAACCCGTACAAAAAGGACACTGATCTTTCCCTTCCTGATGATGCCGGGAAGCCGTCTACTGCCCCGGACCTGGAAAAGTCTTTATGTCCGCGGAATAGAATGATGATAAATCAACGCCGTCTGAAAAGCAACAACTATCGCCGTCCGCCTGGATCGACCCGGGACCGCGGCCCGGTCATAAGGGAAAGTCCCCCTCCCCGTTCCCGGTGACAATCTGGCCCTTGAAACGTTTGCGCCTTCTCTGCGATAATGGGATGCGTGTTGCCCATTTCTCCCGGAGGCGCCAATGGGTCATCTGTCCCGCGGTCACGGTGTTTACGGAAAGCTGCAGAAAAGGCTCGACAGGTTTGTGATCGGGGCTCCCCCTTCCCGGGAGATCTTCGAGATCCTGAAGTTGCTCTACACGGAGCAGGAGGCCTTCGTGGCTTCCCGGATGCCCATAATCTTCTCCTCCCTTTCCAGGATATCGCGGCTGACGGGGGTGGGGATGCAGGAGCTGGTACCCCTCCTTGCGGGGATGGCCGAAAAGGGCCTCGTCATGGACTTCGAGAGAAATGGGCGGACCTTCTACATCCTNNNNNNNNNNNNNNNNNNNNNNNNNCTCGCCAGGCTCATGTGGGAGTACGTCCACGAGAACCGCGATGTGGCGAGAAAGATCCTCTCCGGGGAGACTCCCCTGGGGAGGGCGCTCGTCGAGGAAGAGGCGCTGGGAGAGGACGTGCACTCGCAGGTGCTGACCCACGAGACCGCCGCCGGGATCATCAGGGAGGCGAAAAAGATCGGCGTCGGGCTCTGCTACTGCAGGCACCTGAGGGAACACGTCGACGATGGGTGCAGCTATGCGATGGACGTGTGCACGGCATTCAACGCAGGCGCCTCCTACCTCGTGCGGAGGGGATTCATGCGGGAGGTGTCGAAGGAGGAAGCCCTCGATATCTTCTCCCGCACGAAAGAGGAAGGGCTCGTGTACGTGGCCGATAACGTGAAGAGACGCCCATCCTTCGTCTGCCACTGCTGCGGCTGCTGCTGCGGGTTGCTCGGCGGGATGAAAAAGCTGCGCCTGGAAAATGTGGTCGCCACCTCGCCGTACCTTGCCAAGATCGACGGGGGAAAGTGCACCGGCTGCGGCCTCTGCGTGAAGAAGTGCCAGGTGGACATGATAAACCTGGTCGAGGATGGAAGGGGGAAGCGGGGAGAGGTGGACAGCCGTTTCTGCCTGGGATGCGGGGTCTGTGTGGCCGCCTGCAGGGAGGGCGCCCTCAGGATGGTCGACCGCGGGGAACGGGTCATCACCCCCGATTCGGCGATGGAAAAGTACCTGATGATCGCCATCGAGCAGGGCAAGCTGGGCAACCTGCTCTTCGACGACTTCACCAGCCTCCCCCACGCGGTGATCAGAAACGTGGTGAACGCCATCGCGAGGGTCAAGCCCCTGAAGGACCATCTCAAGAAAGAAGAGATGCGCTC harbors:
- a CDS encoding methyltransferase domain-containing protein, which encodes MGFYSSLSNYYDLIFPVSAEQEQFFAELVRDFKPQRVLDAACGSGSQLLCFAKRGLTSFGFDADPEMVKLARKKLSGYENATVEIGKFDQITQLFEPGFDLIMNIGNSIVHVPNDDARQFIADAHDMLNKEGLLLIQTLNYDRVFDQRIEELPLITVSTHDLSFRRSYTFTSNKKVIFKTTIEVPSEGVTISNSLPL
- a CDS encoding 4Fe-4S dicluster domain-containing protein, producing LARLMWEYVHENRDVARKILSGETPLGRALVEEEALGEDVHSQVLTHETAAGIIREAKKIGVGLCYCRHLREHVDDGCSYAMDVCTAFNAGASYLVRRGFMREVSKEEALDIFSRTKEEGLVYVADNVKRRPSFVCHCCGCCCGLLGGMKKLRLENVVATSPYLAKIDGGKCTGCGLCVKKCQVDMINLVEDGRGKRGEVDSRFCLGCGVCVAACREGALRMVDRGERVITPDSAMEKYLMIAIEQGKLGNLLFDDFTSLPHAVIRNVVNAIARVKPLKDHLKKEEMRSRFLQALVAR